The Allorhizobium ampelinum S4 genome has a segment encoding these proteins:
- a CDS encoding enoyl-CoA hydratase/isomerase family protein, with the protein MIYKTLDLELNGAVATVWMNRPDLHNAFDEMLIEDMTLAIEALSENDSVRVLVLAGRGASFSAGADLAWMKRQGAATLADNTADAAAMGRMFMALRNCPKPLIARIQGAAIGGGMGLVAACDIAVAAPDAVFATSEVRLALIPAVISPLVAAAIGERQCRRYFLTGERMGVEKAHVLGLVHEIAEKDGLDAAVARIVADVLKGAPGAVTEAKALITQISDRRFDEALVSEMAERIAARRGTDEAREGLSAFLEKRKPGWIADRKEG; encoded by the coding sequence ATGATCTATAAAACCCTTGATCTCGAATTGAACGGTGCGGTCGCAACAGTGTGGATGAACCGGCCAGACCTGCACAATGCCTTCGATGAGATGCTCATTGAGGACATGACGCTGGCCATTGAAGCGCTGTCTGAAAACGACAGCGTGCGCGTCCTTGTGCTGGCCGGTCGTGGGGCCAGTTTTTCCGCAGGCGCTGACCTTGCGTGGATGAAGCGGCAAGGTGCTGCTACCCTTGCGGACAATACGGCGGATGCCGCCGCCATGGGGCGGATGTTCATGGCATTGCGCAATTGTCCCAAGCCGCTGATTGCCCGCATTCAAGGTGCTGCCATTGGCGGTGGAATGGGGCTGGTGGCGGCCTGCGACATTGCTGTTGCCGCTCCCGATGCCGTGTTTGCCACTTCAGAAGTTCGCCTCGCGCTGATCCCTGCGGTTATCAGCCCGCTGGTTGCTGCTGCGATTGGGGAGCGTCAGTGCCGCCGCTATTTCCTCACGGGGGAGCGGATGGGGGTTGAGAAGGCACATGTGCTGGGCCTTGTGCACGAGATTGCCGAAAAGGATGGCCTTGACGCTGCTGTGGCGCGGATTGTTGCCGATGTGCTGAAAGGCGCGCCTGGCGCGGTAACAGAGGCGAAGGCGTTGATCACGCAGATTTCCGACCGTCGTTTCGATGAAGCATTGGTGTCTGAAATGGCAGAGCGGATTGCGGCCCGCCGAGGCACGGATGAAGCCCGCGAGGGTCTTTCGGCCTTTCTGGAAAAACGCAAACCCGGCTGGATCGCGGATCGGAAAGAAGGGTGA
- a CDS encoding acetyl/propionyl/methylcrotonyl-CoA carboxylase subunit alpha codes for MFQKILIANRGEIACRIIRTARRMGIATVAVYSQADADARHVRLADEAILIGPAPARESYLVAENILAAARRTGAEAIHPGYGFLSENDEFAEACAANGIAFIGPPAAAIRAMGSKSAAKELMGKVGVPLVPGYHGADNDPARLRREGDHIGYPVLIKASAGGGGKGMRRVDRADDFADALASCQREARNAFGDDHVLIEKYILKPRHIEIQVFADSSGHCIHLYERDCSVQRRHQKVLEEAPAPGMTAERRAAMGAAAVTAAKAVNYVGAGTVEFIVNSDGSFYFMEMNTRLQVEHPVTEMVTGLDLVEWQLRIAAGHPLPLRQEDVPLMGHAIEARIYAEDADAGFLPSIGTLRHLGLPQQNAHVRIDSAVETGDAISPHYDPMIAKLIVHGADRKEALDRMSEALSAIQIVGLTANIGFLHRLIKTPSFAEADLDTGLIEREQDRLFALSPVPAGVWYLAALQELLRDISANPASPWALADGWRLTGRAERRIALCCKGETVTVTAVFSGEGWTLALSGTDEPSTFAQGHASQNGPATALDVRIGERRYDATIMIDGNHRHVFYTGQTFVVERLPDLQRATDTNSGSGGLRAPMPGAIIALLAEPGVSLKTGEPLLVMEAMKMEHTIVAPSDGTLASFHFAVGDQVVAGAELVDFQPAA; via the coding sequence ATGTTTCAGAAAATCCTGATCGCCAATCGCGGCGAAATCGCCTGCCGCATTATCCGAACCGCGCGGCGCATGGGCATTGCCACCGTTGCCGTCTATTCGCAGGCTGACGCTGACGCACGCCATGTTCGGCTTGCGGATGAGGCCATTCTCATCGGCCCAGCACCGGCGCGGGAATCCTATCTTGTTGCCGAGAATATTCTTGCCGCTGCCCGTCGCACAGGTGCTGAGGCCATTCACCCCGGCTACGGCTTTCTATCTGAGAACGACGAGTTTGCCGAAGCTTGCGCTGCCAATGGCATCGCCTTTATCGGGCCGCCCGCCGCTGCCATCCGTGCCATGGGATCAAAATCGGCAGCAAAAGAGCTGATGGGCAAGGTCGGGGTGCCGCTTGTGCCCGGCTATCACGGTGCGGACAATGATCCGGCACGGTTGCGGCGAGAGGGTGATCACATCGGCTATCCCGTATTGATCAAGGCCTCCGCAGGCGGTGGCGGCAAGGGCATGCGGCGGGTTGATCGCGCAGACGATTTTGCCGATGCGCTGGCATCCTGCCAGCGTGAAGCGCGCAATGCCTTCGGCGATGATCATGTGCTGATCGAGAAATACATTCTCAAGCCGCGCCACATCGAAATTCAGGTTTTTGCCGATTCGAGTGGCCACTGCATCCATCTTTATGAGCGCGATTGCTCGGTGCAGCGCCGCCACCAGAAAGTTCTGGAAGAGGCACCCGCGCCGGGAATGACCGCAGAGCGGCGCGCAGCCATGGGTGCTGCTGCCGTGACGGCAGCAAAGGCGGTTAACTATGTCGGTGCCGGAACCGTGGAGTTCATCGTCAATAGCGATGGATCTTTTTACTTCATGGAGATGAACACCCGCCTGCAAGTGGAGCATCCGGTTACGGAAATGGTGACCGGGCTGGACCTTGTTGAGTGGCAGCTGCGCATTGCCGCAGGCCACCCCTTGCCCTTGCGGCAGGAGGATGTGCCGCTGATGGGGCATGCCATCGAGGCCCGCATCTATGCCGAGGATGCAGATGCAGGCTTTCTGCCGTCCATCGGCACCCTCCGACATCTGGGACTGCCGCAGCAAAATGCACATGTGCGCATCGATAGCGCCGTAGAGACAGGGGATGCGATCTCACCCCATTACGACCCCATGATCGCCAAGCTGATCGTGCATGGAGCAGACCGCAAAGAAGCGCTAGATCGCATGAGCGAAGCCCTTAGCGCAATCCAGATTGTTGGCCTGACGGCGAATATCGGCTTTCTGCACCGCCTCATAAAGACCCCGTCTTTCGCTGAGGCCGATCTCGACACCGGGCTGATTGAGCGCGAACAGGACAGATTGTTTGCCCTATCCCCCGTGCCTGCCGGGGTCTGGTATCTGGCGGCTTTGCAAGAGCTTTTGCGGGACATTTCTGCCAACCCTGCATCGCCTTGGGCGCTGGCTGATGGCTGGCGGCTGACCGGCCGGGCGGAACGGCGGATCGCACTGTGCTGCAAAGGCGAAACGGTCACAGTCACCGCCGTTTTCTCCGGTGAGGGTTGGACTCTGGCCCTGTCCGGCACGGATGAGCCATCGACCTTTGCGCAAGGCCATGCCAGCCAAAACGGGCCAGCAACGGCGCTCGATGTGCGCATTGGCGAGCGGCGTTACGACGCGACGATCATGATCGATGGGAACCATCGTCATGTGTTCTATACCGGACAAACCTTTGTGGTGGAACGCTTGCCCGACCTGCAACGTGCCACCGACACCAACAGTGGCAGCGGCGGCCTGCGCGCGCCGATGCCCGGCGCGATCATCGCGCTGCTTGCCGAGCCGGGGGTCTCCTTGAAAACAGGGGAACCGTTGCTGGTCATGGAGGCAATGAAAATGGAACACACAATAGTTGCGCCATCCGATGGCACGCTTGCCAGCTTCCATTTTGCGGTTGGCGATCAGGTGGTGGCCGGCGCGGAGCTGGTTGATTTCCAGCCCGCCGCATAA
- a CDS encoding hydroxymethylglutaryl-CoA lyase, whose amino-acid sequence MHQTSGDNIVIVEVGPRDGLQNEAAIVSTDVKIELVKRLARAGLDHIEATAFVSPKWVPQMADSTDVMTACASAAELSHVTLSALTPNLKGFEAAITAGSREVAVFASASETFSRRNINCSIDDSFTRFEPIFEAARAVGIPVRGYVSCVIACPYEGAIDPHAVARVSRLLLEKGAREVSLGDTIGVGTPAKVKRMIEAVAAEAPLSVLAGHFHDTYGMGIANIQAALDAGIRVFDSSVGGLGGCPYAAGAAGNVATEEVVYLLQDLGLCRDIDLPRLAETAAWISHITGLTDVSRVTKALMGSSKS is encoded by the coding sequence ATGCACCAAACCAGCGGCGACAACATCGTCATTGTCGAGGTCGGCCCAAGAGACGGCTTGCAAAACGAAGCCGCTATTGTTTCCACCGATGTAAAGATCGAATTGGTGAAACGGCTGGCCAGAGCTGGCCTTGATCACATCGAAGCAACCGCTTTTGTGTCGCCAAAATGGGTTCCGCAAATGGCCGATAGTACCGATGTTATGACGGCTTGCGCCTCGGCAGCGGAGCTTTCGCATGTCACCCTCTCGGCCCTCACGCCCAATCTCAAAGGTTTCGAGGCCGCCATTACTGCCGGAAGCCGCGAGGTGGCGGTGTTTGCCTCTGCCTCCGAGACCTTCTCCCGGCGCAACATCAATTGCTCGATTGACGACTCCTTCACACGCTTCGAGCCGATTTTCGAGGCGGCGCGGGCTGTGGGCATTCCAGTGCGCGGCTATGTTTCCTGCGTCATCGCCTGCCCTTATGAGGGCGCGATTGATCCGCATGCTGTCGCGCGCGTTAGCCGTCTGCTGCTGGAAAAGGGAGCGCGTGAAGTCTCCCTTGGCGACACAATCGGGGTTGGAACACCTGCGAAGGTCAAGCGCATGATTGAAGCGGTGGCGGCAGAGGCACCCTTATCGGTGCTGGCAGGACATTTCCACGACACCTATGGCATGGGGATCGCCAATATTCAGGCCGCACTCGATGCGGGCATCCGTGTGTTCGACAGCTCTGTCGGTGGCCTCGGCGGCTGCCCTTATGCCGCTGGCGCGGCTGGCAATGTTGCGACAGAGGAAGTGGTCTATCTGCTGCAAGACCTCGGCCTGTGCCGCGATATAGACCTGCCCAGACTGGCTGAAACTGCCGCATGGATCAGCCACATCACCGGACTAACGGATGTCTCGCGTGTTACGAAAGCTCTGATGGGCAGTTCAAAGAGCTGA